The Heteronotia binoei isolate CCM8104 ecotype False Entrance Well chromosome 14, APGP_CSIRO_Hbin_v1, whole genome shotgun sequence genome has a window encoding:
- the IST1 gene encoding LOW QUALITY PROTEIN: IST1 homolog (The sequence of the model RefSeq protein was modified relative to this genomic sequence to represent the inferred CDS: inserted 2 bases in 1 codon): MLGSGFKAERLRVNLRLVINRLKLLEKKKTELAQKARKEIADYLAAGKDERARIRVEHIIREDYLVEAMEILELYCDLLLARFGLIQSMKELDSGLAEAVSTLIWAAPRLQSEVAELKIVADQLCAKYSKEYGKLCRSNQIGTVNDRLMHKLSVEAPPKILVERYLIEIAKNYNVPYEPDSVVMAEAPAGVEADLIDVGFVDDVKKGGRGGGGGGFMAPLTGPDGLVPMPMPSPTPXPFSYPPSKGPENFNGLPVGTYQPFPGLHPPQIPATPPTYESIDDVRADKQVPSPRMAGSGPKPDTVAKPPSSQDNFVLPELPSVPDTLPAASAGASTSASEDIDFDDLSRRFEELKKKT; this comes from the exons ATGCTGGGCTCCGGCTTCAAGGCCGAGCGCCTGCGCGTCAACCTCCGCCTGGTCATCAACCGCCTGAAGctcctggagaagaagaaga cCGAGCTGGCCCAGAAGGCGAGGAAGGAGATCGCGGACTACCTGGCTGCCGGCAAGGACGAGCGCGCGCGCATCCGCGTGGAGCACATCATCCGGGAGGACTACCTGGTGGAGGCCATGGAGATCCTGGAGCTGTACTGCGACCTGCTGCTGGCCCGCTTCGGCCTCATCCAGTCGATGAA GGAGCTGGACTCCGGACTAGCAGAAGCAGTTTCCACCCTCATTTGGGCTGCTCCTCGGCTTCAGTCGGAGGTTGCCGAGCTGAAAATT GTTGCCGACCAACTGTGTGCCAAGTACAGCAAGGAATATGGCAAGTTGTGCCGGAGTAACCAGATTGGCACTGTCAATGACCGG CTGATGCACAAGCTCAGCGTAGAGGCACCTCCCAAAATCCTAGTGGAGAGGTACCTCATTGAGATTGCCAAGAACTACAACGTGCCCTACGAGCCAGACTCCGTAGTCATG gcTGAGGCTCCTGCTGGTGTGGAAGCAGATCTGATAGACGTGGGATTTGTGGATGACGTGAAGAAAGGCGGGCGAGGCGGAGGAGGTGGCGGCTTCATGGCCCCCTTGACTGGCCCCGATGGGCTGGTCCCAATGCCTATGCCATCTCCCACTCC CCCTTTTTCTTACCCACCTTCTAAAGGGCCG GAGAACTTCAACGGCCTCCCTGTGGGGACTTACCAGCCTTTCCCTGGCCTTCACCCGCCTCAGATCCCAGCCACTCCTCCAACCTACGAGTCG ATTGATGATGTCAGAGCTGACAAGCAGGTGCCCTCCCCTCGCATGGCTG GGTCTGGACCGAAGCCAGACACGGTGGCAAAACCGCCCAGCTCACAGGACAACTTTGTGCTGCCAGAGCTGCCCTCTGTTCCGGACACGCTGCCTGCCGCCTCTGCGGGTGCCAGCACTTCAGCCTCCGAAGATATTGACTTTGACGATCTCTCGCGAAGGTTTGAGGAGCTGAAGAAAAAAACCTAA